The nucleotide sequence CTCGCGCGCATGCGTACGATTTCTACCGATGCCGCTCCGAACCCCGTAGCGGCTTACTCACAAGGCACGGAAGCCGGGGGCGTCGTCTACACCGCCGGTCAACTCGGGTTTGTACCGAATTCGGGCACGATCCCGAACGGCATTGAAGCGCAAACGCTCGCAGCGCTCACGAACGTGCGCACGATCATCGAAGCGGCAGGACTGCGCGTCTCGGACATCGTGAAGGTGACCGTATTCCTCACCGACATGTCGCAATTCGATGCGATGAACGCGATCTACCGGCAGTTCTTCGACGGCCACAAGCCGGCACGAACAACGGTCGGCGTTTCGGTGCTGCCGCGGCCGGACGCGCTCGTGGAGATCGACGCGATAGCCGCGCGCTAGTGGCCCGCTAGCGCGGCCTGCACTTCCGCGAGCTTCGCTTGCGTCGTGATATCGTTCGGCGTGATCGCGAGCGCAGATTTGAACTGCTCGATCGCGAACTGATACTTCCGCTGCTGCTGATAGACATCGCCGAGCCCGAAATGCAACGTGGCATTTTTGGGTGTGATGGCGAGCCCTTTGATGAACGCCGCCTCGGCCAGGTTCAGCAGCCCGTGGTTGAAATAGATCGCGCCTAGATTGACGTACACGTTGCGGTCGCCGGGATCGAGCACGATCGTCTGCTGGTACAGCTCCACCGCGCGGGTGAAGTCCCCGAGATAGTCATACGCCACGCCGAGGTTTTCGTACGATAACGGGAATTGTGGATTCAGGGCTAGAGCCTTGTTGATCTTGTCGACCGCGCCGTTGAAGTCGCCGAGCTTGATGAGCTCGACGCCCCAGTTCATCAGTGCGAGGTAATACCGCGGGTCGATGCTCAGGGTTTGCTGATAGTGATCGATCGCATCCTGATGCCGGCCCTCGTCGGCGTACACGACTCCCAGCGCGTTGAGCGCGTCCGTGAAGCGGGGATTGTGTTCGAGCGCGGTGTTATATTGGTCGATCGCCTGCGCGTAATTCTTTTCTGCATCGTAGACGATGCCCAAATTGTAGTGCGTGCCCGGCTCGGACGGTTCACGCTCCATCTCGATCATGTATTCGCTTTCGAGCTCCGACAGACGCCCTTGATCTTGATAGACCTGGACGAGATTTGCAAAGCCTTCGCGCAACGGCAGACTCTTGCGAAACTCGGAAAGCGCGTCGTCGAATCGATCTAGTGCAGCGTAAACGCCCCCGAGGCGATTGTGCACGTCTTTATTGTCGGGCTCCTTGGCAAGGACCGCGATATATGCGGCTTCGGCGGCCGGGAAATTCTCAAGACGGTATTCCACGTCGCCGAGCATCTTCTGGATGCCGAGATTGCCGGGATCGATCGCGGCAGCACGGCGGAGTTCATCGCGCGCCGCCAAGTTGTGGCCTCCGGCGATATCGGCCTGCGCCTGCGTGAGCAGATCGGAAGCGCTGGTCGTGGTGGGCTGACTCGAAGTTTTTTGGGCGGGCGCCGATGCGGCCGGCGCCGGGCTCTGCGGTGCTGCTTCGGCCCGCGCGGCCAGGCCGGCGCCCATAGCGATGAAAAGTGCGGTGACGGCGAATATACGACGCGGTTTCATGACCCTACGCTCCTTGTTGTGGTCCCTGTGGCCAAAGTATAGCGCTTGGTCCGTGCACG is from Candidatus Eremiobacteraceae bacterium and encodes:
- a CDS encoding Rid family detoxifying hydrolase — protein: LARMRTISTDAAPNPVAAYSQGTEAGGVVYTAGQLGFVPNSGTIPNGIEAQTLAALTNVRTIIEAAGLRVSDIVKVTVFLTDMSQFDAMNAIYRQFFDGHKPARTTVGVSVLPRPDALVEIDAIAAR
- a CDS encoding tetratricopeptide repeat protein translates to MKPRRIFAVTALFIAMGAGLAARAEAAPQSPAPAASAPAQKTSSQPTTTSASDLLTQAQADIAGGHNLAARDELRRAAAIDPGNLGIQKMLGDVEYRLENFPAAEAAYIAVLAKEPDNKDVHNRLGGVYAALDRFDDALSEFRKSLPLREGFANLVQVYQDQGRLSELESEYMIEMEREPSEPGTHYNLGIVYDAEKNYAQAIDQYNTALEHNPRFTDALNALGVVYADEGRHQDAIDHYQQTLSIDPRYYLALMNWGVELIKLGDFNGAVDKINKALALNPQFPLSYENLGVAYDYLGDFTRAVELYQQTIVLDPGDRNVYVNLGAIYFNHGLLNLAEAAFIKGLAITPKNATLHFGLGDVYQQQRKYQFAIEQFKSALAITPNDITTQAKLAEVQAALAGH